In Pleurocapsa sp. PCC 7319, the following are encoded in one genomic region:
- a CDS encoding RNA-guided endonuclease TnpB family protein, with amino-acid sequence MLTLNYTYRIEPTVEQQAMMLDWLETCRHLYNRCLRDLKDWIASRKCSLYSCSINREYIMSADISFPSYLEQKRQLTQWKKTNPRYKQVHSQVTQDVVKRMHNTWEAFKNRGFGFPRYKKYGRYQSFLFPQFKLNPIENGIVKLPKIGEIKINQHRPIPDGFKVKGVRIVARARGTIWYAVVTIQCDVKVPDPLPFGRGIGIDIGLESFLVTSDNFRVEPALFFRELQSRLKVLQRKVSRKKKRSKNWEKAQLKVARVHHQISNTRKNFHFQTSHLLCDMADMIFVEDINFKMTARGFLGKQMLDGGFGQFRDLLSWVCWKRGKYFQQVDHKYTSQICPECNAHTGKKQLTQRVHNCPECGYSTTRDHASGRVILQRGLKSVPTDCREWKLSGSGVLSGISYLDKCRSRNANLRELEA; translated from the coding sequence ATGTTGACTCTGAATTACACCTATCGAATTGAACCAACTGTTGAGCAACAGGCGATGATGCTTGATTGGCTGGAGACGTGTCGACATTTGTATAACCGATGTTTGCGCGACCTCAAAGATTGGATTGCTTCGAGAAAATGTAGTTTGTACTCTTGCTCAATTAATCGAGAATATATTATGTCTGCTGACATTTCTTTTCCGAGCTATTTGGAGCAGAAACGACAACTGACTCAATGGAAAAAGACTAATCCTCGGTACAAACAAGTTCATTCTCAAGTAACTCAGGATGTTGTTAAGCGAATGCATAACACCTGGGAAGCTTTTAAGAATAGAGGTTTTGGTTTCCCTCGCTATAAGAAGTACGGAAGATATCAATCTTTTCTGTTTCCTCAATTTAAGTTAAATCCCATCGAAAATGGGATAGTAAAACTGCCGAAGATTGGTGAAATCAAAATCAATCAGCATCGACCCATACCCGATGGATTTAAGGTCAAAGGAGTCAGGATTGTAGCCAGAGCAAGAGGAACTATTTGGTATGCAGTAGTAACTATTCAATGCGATGTCAAAGTACCCGACCCGTTGCCTTTTGGGCGTGGGATTGGGATTGACATTGGACTGGAATCTTTTTTGGTAACTAGCGATAACTTCCGAGTTGAACCGGCACTTTTTTTTCGAGAACTCCAAAGTAGGCTTAAAGTGCTGCAACGGAAGGTATCTCGTAAGAAAAAACGGTCTAAAAACTGGGAAAAAGCACAGCTTAAAGTAGCTAGAGTTCACCATCAAATATCTAATACTCGTAAAAACTTTCACTTTCAAACTAGCCATCTTCTGTGTGACATGGCAGACATGATTTTTGTGGAGGACATCAACTTTAAAATGACTGCTAGAGGATTTTTAGGCAAGCAAATGCTTGATGGTGGCTTCGGTCAATTTCGAGATTTGTTGTCCTGGGTATGCTGGAAACGTGGCAAATACTTTCAGCAAGTAGACCATAAATACACCAGTCAAATTTGTCCTGAGTGTAATGCTCACACAGGGAAAAAACAACTGACTCAACGAGTTCACAATTGTCCTGAATGTGGCTACTCTACTACAAGAGATCATGCTAGCGGGAGAGTGATTTTACAACGAGGATTGAAATCAGTACCGACGGACTGTCGGGAATGGAAACTGTCTGGTAGTGGCGTACTGTCGGGGATCTCGTATCTAGATAAGTGCCGATCCAGAAATGCCAACTTGCGAGAGTTGGAAGCCTAG
- a CDS encoding MFS transporter, whose translation MSQVPSGYLADLRGRKACLVLRSGVWIFSWLIYCVGNSFGEFAIAEVLAGVAGSLISGANTALGFDTLLQLGREKFYPIWEGRLVAIAGISEAVCGIIGAAIAAINLVYPFYLQIICLIIYFCLALTLVEPSCHLPISKNKQLGQLKNIIIDVLKNPRLRWLFLLSGTFSSASFLIVWLSQDYLKQLNIPIQAFGWAWAIFHLGMSLASINAHRIESFLGIKKATFFLVVLLAVSYICLGSIARVWGIIFIMSIYLVRGLSSPLILNIINQQIASSVRATILSLNSLVFRISFALVAPLIGAIASRYDLFTGLIMAGFLFLISGWFCWWQLVKARAFLS comes from the coding sequence ATGTCACAAGTACCATCGGGATACTTAGCAGATCTTCGGGGACGAAAAGCTTGTTTAGTTCTCAGAAGCGGAGTTTGGATCTTTAGTTGGCTAATCTATTGTGTCGGCAATTCTTTTGGTGAATTTGCGATCGCCGAAGTTTTGGCAGGAGTAGCAGGAAGTTTGATTTCTGGAGCAAATACTGCCCTAGGTTTTGATACTTTATTACAGTTAGGGCGAGAAAAATTTTATCCAATTTGGGAAGGAAGATTAGTCGCGATCGCTGGCATCAGTGAAGCAGTTTGTGGGATTATCGGTGCGGCGATCGCTGCCATAAATTTGGTATATCCTTTTTATTTACAAATAATTTGTTTGATTATTTATTTTTGCTTAGCATTAACTCTAGTTGAGCCATCGTGTCATCTGCCCATTAGTAAAAATAAGCAATTGGGGCAGTTAAAAAATATTATTATTGATGTTTTGAAAAATCCTCGTCTCAGGTGGCTATTTTTATTAAGCGGTACTTTTTCCAGTGCTAGTTTTTTGATTGTTTGGTTATCCCAAGATTACCTAAAACAATTAAATATCCCGATTCAAGCCTTCGGTTGGGCTTGGGCAATATTTCATCTGGGTATGAGTCTGGCTTCAATCAATGCTCATCGAATAGAAAGTTTTTTGGGTATTAAAAAAGCCACTTTTTTCTTGGTTGTGCTGTTAGCAGTTTCTTATATCTGCTTGGGGAGTATTGCTCGAGTTTGGGGAATAATTTTTATCATGAGTATTTATTTGGTTCGGGGGTTATCTTCTCCTTTAATTCTCAACATCATCAATCAACAAATAGCCTCATCAGTCAGAGCTACCATTCTTTCTCTTAATAGTCTTGTATTTCGGATTAGTTTTGCTTTAGTTGCTCCTCTAATAGGCGCGATCGCTTCTCGCTACGATCTATTTACGGGATTAATTATGGCGGGTTTTCTATTTTTGATTTCTGGCTGGTTTTGTTGGTGGCAATTGGTAAAAGCAAGAGCATTTTTAAGTTAA
- a CDS encoding NF038122 family metalloprotease produces the protein MSGIETGVDFNFSFAPGITDEQILGFEIAGEIWSQHLADSYQGKDLEINIYVEATDELLPDNVVGGAFPTIETGIKYGDIYDAIQNDVTTGIDSIVADNLLDQNKIDALVGSEVIDKNFKTHVTRANLKALGMVAGDSAELDGYIVLNNFEGSLWNYNYLGGPQEGTLDFLSMAQHEIGHVLGFISGAEHTEETVDNRITNMSTMDLFRYSTDSVELGINDLTYGQVAFFSIDGQVSTVELATGADFQVGHLAEAESEEDHDHNHALMSPSISLNERWSITGDDLLVLDAIGWDVVNPGVIDMAAIYNAAQAEAESAWVGDRRIEVEDYIFSSDAYNWGRASSTTGFWWGRASSTTGFWWGRASSTTGFWQEGYFMELESHTDSTTGETHYHTHESGVDKLWDAVETITDWLKDSWSSNSWGTNSWSSNSWGTNSWSSNSWGTNSWGTNSWSGNSWSGNSWSGNSWSSNSWK, from the coding sequence ATGAGTGGAATAGAAACAGGAGTAGACTTTAATTTTAGTTTTGCTCCAGGAATAACAGACGAACAAATACTAGGATTTGAAATAGCTGGTGAAATTTGGTCGCAGCATTTAGCAGATTCTTATCAAGGTAAAGATCTAGAAATCAATATTTATGTTGAAGCGACAGATGAACTTTTACCCGATAACGTTGTCGGTGGAGCATTTCCCACCATCGAAACAGGTATCAAATATGGTGATATTTACGATGCGATTCAAAATGATGTAACTACCGGTATCGATAGCATTGTGGCGGATAATCTGCTAGACCAAAATAAGATTGATGCTTTGGTTGGTAGTGAAGTAATCGATAAGAATTTCAAGACTCACGTCACCAGAGCTAATTTGAAAGCTTTAGGTATGGTAGCTGGAGATAGCGCAGAATTAGATGGCTATATCGTCTTAAATAATTTCGAGGGCTCGCTGTGGAATTATAACTATCTTGGTGGTCCTCAAGAAGGTACATTAGATTTTCTCAGCATGGCTCAACATGAAATCGGTCATGTCTTAGGCTTTATTAGTGGTGCTGAACATACTGAAGAGACGGTTGATAACAGAATTACCAATATGAGTACCATGGATTTATTCCGTTACTCTACTGATAGTGTCGAACTAGGAATCAACGATCTTACCTATGGTCAAGTAGCTTTCTTTTCGATTGATGGTCAAGTTAGTACTGTGGAATTAGCCACAGGAGCAGATTTTCAAGTTGGTCACTTGGCAGAAGCAGAATCAGAAGAAGATCACGATCATAACCATGCTTTGATGAGTCCAAGTATTAGTTTAAATGAACGTTGGTCGATAACTGGTGATGATTTATTGGTCTTAGATGCGATCGGCTGGGATGTGGTTAACCCAGGAGTAATTGACATGGCTGCTATCTACAATGCTGCCCAAGCAGAAGCAGAATCAGCATGGGTTGGCGATCGCAGAATCGAAGTAGAAGATTATATATTTAGCAGTGATGCCTATAACTGGGGAAGAGCTTCCTCTACTACGGGTTTTTGGTGGGGCAGAGCTTCTTCGACTACAGGCTTCTGGTGGGGAAGAGCTTCCTCGACTACAGGTTTCTGGCAAGAAGGTTATTTTATGGAGCTGGAATCGCACACTGATTCTACTACAGGAGAAACTCACTATCACACTCACGAGTCTGGTGTAGATAAGTTATGGGATGCTGTGGAAACAATAACTGATTGGCTCAAAGACTCTTGGAGTAGTAACTCTTGGGGTACTAACTCTTGGAGCAGTAACTCTTGGGGTACTAACTCTTGGAGTAGTAACTCTTGGGGTACTAACTCTTGGGGTACTAACTCTTGGAGTGGTAACTCTTGGAGTGGTAACTCTTGGAGTGGTAACTCTTGGAGTAGTAACTCTTGGAAATGA
- the metH gene encoding methionine synthase has translation MNSIFLNRIKSPDSPVLVLDGGMGTNLQTQNLTAADFGGEEYEGCNEYLVHTKPEAVEKVHRGFLEAGADVIETDTFGGTAMVLAEYDLADQAYYLNKTAAELAKKLTAEYSTLEKPRFVAGSMGPGTKLPTLGHIDYDTLLVNYKEQATGLYDGGVDLFLVETCMDVLQIKAALNGIEEVFKEKGDRRPLMVSVTMEQMGTMLSGSTMEAALAVLEPFPIDILGLNCATGPDLMKEHVKHLSEHSPFIVSCVPNAGLPENIGGQAHYKLTPMELRMALMHFVEDLGVQIIGGCCGTRYEHIQQLAEMAGDLTPKERHPHYEPSAASIYSTQPYIQDNSFLIVGERLNASGSKKCRTLLNEENWDSLVALAKSQVKEGAHVLDVNVDYVGRDGERDMHELASRLVNNVTLPLMLDSTEWTKMEAGLKVAGGKCILNSTNYEDGEERFYQVLDLAKKYGAGVVVGTIDEDGMGRTADKKFDIAKRAYDAAVEYGIPPYEIFFDPLALPVSTGIEEDRENGKATVEAIKRIREELPGCHILLGVSNVSFGLNLASRQVLNSVFLHECMQVGLDSAIVNASKILPLSKIDESHQKICRDLIYDKREFDGEICTYDPLGELTTLFAGKKAKKSEAVDKNLPIDERLKQHIIDGERIGLDEALDEALQEYPPLDIINTFLLDGMKVVGELFGSGQMQLPFVLQSAQTMKAAVAHLEPHMDKEEADDSGKGKFVIATVKGDVHDIGKNLVDIILSNNGYKVINLGIKQPIDNIIQAYEEHQPDCIAMSGLLVKSTAFMKDNLEVFNEKGITVPVILGGAALTPKFVNQDCQNTYNGKVIYGKDAFADLHFMDKLMPAKAEDNWDDLQGFLDEVDNNGRGEQPFAPTENGGEIPFEGENQDKIFVDEVSKPAEPLVIDTKRSEAVALDIERPTPPFWGTKILNAEDIPIEEVFPYLDLQALFVGQWQFRKPKDQSREEYDEFLARKVHPILEEWKQRVVADNLLQPTVIYGYFPCNAEGNTLYIYPVGAFHETPLPEPVTSFEFPRQRSGKRLCIADFFATKESGKIDVFPMQAVTVGEIATEYAQKLFKADNYTDYLYYHGIAVQMAEALAEWTHAKIRLELGFEGEESDNIRDILQQRYRGSRYSFGYPACPNIQDQYKQLDLLDTERIDMYMDESEQLYPEQSTTAIVCYHPVARYFST, from the coding sequence ATGAACAGTATTTTTTTAAACCGTATTAAAAGCCCCGATAGCCCTGTATTAGTCTTAGATGGCGGGATGGGAACCAACCTGCAAACCCAAAATCTCACCGCAGCAGATTTTGGCGGAGAGGAATATGAAGGGTGTAATGAATATTTAGTCCATACCAAACCAGAAGCGGTAGAAAAAGTACACCGAGGTTTTCTAGAAGCAGGTGCGGATGTAATTGAAACCGATACTTTTGGTGGTACTGCTATGGTATTGGCTGAATATGATTTAGCCGATCAAGCTTATTATTTAAATAAAACCGCCGCGGAATTAGCTAAAAAACTGACGGCAGAATACTCTACACTTGAAAAGCCTCGTTTTGTAGCTGGTTCTATGGGTCCTGGTACTAAGTTGCCCACTCTGGGACATATTGATTATGATACTCTGCTCGTTAACTACAAAGAACAAGCAACAGGACTATATGACGGTGGCGTAGATTTATTTTTAGTTGAAACTTGTATGGATGTGTTGCAGATTAAAGCAGCACTAAATGGCATTGAAGAAGTATTTAAAGAAAAAGGCGATCGCCGTCCCTTAATGGTATCCGTCACTATGGAACAAATGGGTACTATGCTCTCTGGCTCGACTATGGAAGCAGCTTTGGCAGTACTAGAACCCTTCCCCATCGATATCTTAGGTCTCAACTGCGCTACAGGACCAGACCTAATGAAAGAACACGTCAAACATTTATCAGAACACTCACCGTTTATCGTTTCCTGTGTTCCCAATGCTGGATTACCAGAGAATATTGGTGGACAGGCACACTATAAACTTACGCCCATGGAATTACGCATGGCGTTAATGCACTTCGTAGAAGATTTAGGAGTGCAAATTATTGGTGGTTGTTGTGGTACACGTTACGAACATATCCAGCAACTAGCAGAAATGGCAGGAGACTTAACCCCAAAAGAACGTCATCCCCATTACGAACCTTCGGCTGCCTCAATTTATAGTACGCAACCATATATTCAAGATAATTCTTTCTTAATTGTCGGTGAAAGATTGAACGCCAGTGGTTCTAAAAAATGTCGTACCTTACTTAATGAAGAAAACTGGGATAGTCTAGTCGCTTTAGCCAAGTCTCAGGTGAAAGAAGGTGCTCACGTCCTCGATGTAAACGTCGATTACGTTGGCAGAGACGGAGAAAGAGATATGCACGAACTGGCTTCCCGTCTGGTTAATAATGTCACTCTTCCCTTAATGCTTGACTCCACCGAATGGACGAAAATGGAAGCAGGGTTAAAAGTAGCTGGTGGAAAATGTATTCTCAATTCCACTAACTACGAAGACGGAGAAGAAAGGTTTTATCAAGTATTAGACTTAGCTAAAAAATACGGCGCGGGAGTTGTTGTTGGTACTATCGACGAAGATGGGATGGGACGTACTGCGGATAAAAAATTTGATATTGCCAAACGTGCTTACGATGCAGCTGTTGAATACGGTATTCCTCCCTACGAAATATTCTTTGATCCTCTAGCCTTACCCGTATCGACAGGTATTGAAGAAGATCGAGAAAACGGAAAAGCTACTGTCGAAGCTATTAAAAGAATTAGAGAAGAATTACCAGGGTGTCACATTCTGCTGGGGGTTTCTAATGTTTCTTTTGGTTTAAACCTTGCTTCTAGACAAGTACTTAATTCGGTTTTCCTGCATGAATGTATGCAAGTGGGATTAGACTCGGCTATTGTTAACGCCAGTAAAATTTTACCCCTATCTAAAATAGATGAATCTCATCAAAAGATTTGTCGCGATTTAATCTACGATAAACGAGAGTTCGATGGCGAGATTTGCACCTATGATCCTCTAGGAGAATTAACAACTCTATTTGCAGGAAAAAAAGCCAAGAAATCAGAAGCAGTCGATAAAAATCTACCCATCGATGAACGTCTCAAACAACATATTATTGATGGGGAACGTATTGGCTTAGATGAAGCTTTAGACGAAGCTCTACAAGAATATCCACCTCTAGATATTATTAACACTTTCCTCTTAGATGGAATGAAAGTTGTCGGTGAATTATTCGGTTCTGGACAGATGCAGTTACCGTTTGTTCTTCAGTCGGCGCAAACCATGAAAGCTGCGGTAGCACATTTAGAACCCCATATGGATAAAGAAGAGGCTGACGATAGTGGGAAAGGGAAATTTGTGATTGCCACGGTAAAAGGTGACGTTCATGATATTGGTAAAAATCTAGTAGATATTATCCTTTCTAATAACGGTTACAAGGTAATTAACTTAGGAATTAAGCAACCCATAGACAATATTATCCAAGCATACGAAGAACATCAGCCAGACTGTATCGCCATGAGTGGTTTGCTAGTCAAATCCACTGCTTTCATGAAAGATAATCTAGAGGTGTTCAACGAAAAGGGCATTACTGTTCCTGTTATCTTAGGTGGTGCGGCATTAACTCCTAAATTTGTTAATCAGGATTGTCAAAATACCTATAACGGTAAAGTCATCTATGGTAAAGATGCTTTTGCAGATTTACATTTCATGGATAAATTAATGCCCGCCAAAGCAGAAGATAATTGGGATGATCTTCAAGGGTTTTTAGACGAGGTTGACAATAATGGTAGAGGCGAACAGCCGTTTGCCCCTACTGAGAATGGGGGAGAAATTCCATTTGAGGGAGAAAACCAGGATAAAATATTTGTTGATGAGGTTAGCAAGCCAGCTGAACCTTTAGTAATCGATACCAAACGTTCTGAAGCAGTGGCTTTAGATATAGAACGTCCCACTCCTCCTTTTTGGGGCACTAAAATATTAAATGCCGAAGATATCCCGATTGAAGAAGTTTTTCCTTATTTAGATTTACAGGCTTTGTTCGTTGGACAATGGCAGTTCCGTAAACCCAAAGATCAATCACGAGAAGAGTATGATGAGTTTTTAGCCAGAAAAGTTCATCCTATTTTAGAAGAGTGGAAACAAAGAGTTGTTGCGGATAATTTATTACAGCCCACAGTAATTTACGGTTATTTCCCCTGTAATGCTGAAGGAAATACATTATACATATACCCCGTAGGGGCGTTTCACGAAACGCCCCTACCAGAACCCGTAACATCATTTGAATTTCCCCGTCAGCGATCGGGTAAACGCTTGTGTATTGCCGACTTCTTTGCCACAAAAGAATCAGGAAAAATTGATGTCTTTCCTATGCAGGCAGTAACAGTAGGAGAAATTGCCACTGAGTATGCACAGAAGCTATTCAAAGCTGATAATTATACTGACTACCTCTACTATCATGGCATAGCAGTACAGATGGCAGAAGCTTTAGCCGAATGGACACACGCTAAAATCCGTCTGGAGCTGGGATTTGAAGGAGAAGAATCTGATAATATCCGCGATATTCTCCAGCAACGCTATCGAGGTTCTCGTTATAGTTTTGGTTATCCTGCTTGTCCCAATATTCAGGATCAATATAAGCAACTGGATTTACTCGATACTGAAAGAATCGATATGTATATGGATGAAAGTGAGCAACTGTATCCAGAACAATCTACTACGGCGATCGTCTGTTATCATCCTGTGGCTAGGTATTTTAGTACTTAA